Within Pecten maximus chromosome 15, xPecMax1.1, whole genome shotgun sequence, the genomic segment caCAAAGGTGTTTTAAGATGTTCGAAATAATGATCACATAATTGAGAAACAAAAAATGCAAAACATTATTCCGAAATAAACCTTGTTctgtttttcatttcatatgtttttgttatatattctACAAGAATATATTTTTTACGATAATGAAATGATTCTTCGTCGAATATTTACCATCCGACGCCAAGCAGTAACGTGTAATTACGAAGTCGTTTCGATGCTAGGATATCCCTTATCGAGTACTTCTTGCCTGGGGTCTGGTCAATATCTGCAAGCATTCGAAGTTCCTTGACGTTCGGAACAGGTCTGCCATTGATGCGCGCCATCCTACGTATAATATCTTTCGCCTCGTTGATTCGATTGTGGGATACCAAATATCGGAAACTCTCGGGTGTGATCctaaagaagaaaaataacaaaaagaacTTTGCCGtctttaaagccacatactcacgaagaaacatacatgtatatcaatgtctacattttgagcttttacagttttcggacttgatacatacctaacagattatcgtgaaaCAAGATCTGtaagaaaatgtgttttatgaaagtatacggggaattccccaaaataataactgtggctgccagaccaagtttctctgaaaattagtcccacaatgcaacggcgggttttacagtccatacaaaatggcggaacgctgAAAGCGGGCCCTGCGAACACGCggacagattctgccaaaaaaagaTGCAAAAGTGAGTGGACTCtgcaaaacccgagtatttccttaggaaatgaaatgattcgttggaacttaacgagagaagaaaagggaatagacaCGAAACCCGATTTTTCCGGACGTTTATAGAATTATTgtttagcttttgaacattgtcaacttcaccgatctaaaaaagtatcgatgttttgttgtatgcatattgctacattttagaATTAAGTATtcaaatgtaaactatgtaaatgtatgtttattttgttcagtaaTTATGCGAATATTatgtaaacatgtttaaatgaaagcattttTAGGCAAAGTTCACGCATGCTCGATATGAAAACAatggccatgtgtgtagttaaggggcatctaaacagcaaatccagtcaaaacattgatattttacaggcctataaatccatattatggtgcaatgtcacagaagtaacatgatgaacttttagtatgtatcatggcaaaccgtgggacttgctgttgacatgtaatttgttaagctgtttgtaaatttcaacaaaacgtaagaaaaatgcatgtttcagggggacataatgaactcatttgtatcccatatattacacaaacttgccatgtcgttttgctcacaagtgtctaaagcacaaaataggagcattggtttgaccagctttgacgttattatatgtataaacgctgtttttattttgaccttgaattgcaaatggcggtcgtgaatgatatcacacaaatacggcatataaggaggtatttaaaacatcaaaaatgctcttattagacaatataaagtattcttgaagtggcaagaagactacttttatgaaaaaattttcaaccgttgagtttggggtaaaatatgcctatttctgaaaaaggctgcaaactcaccagtttaacaaattgactttaaaatgttcttcttactatgttgagatgtcttaaatgtatgatataggagtattgttattaactgaaatgcccccctttaagccatatttgtgtaaaattattcacagccgccatttgcattccaaggtcaaaacaaaataagtgtttatacgtacatacagtaaaatccggtcaaacaaatgctcctaccctgtgctatagacacttgtgaacataacagcttggctatttttcaggtttggtcatttgcgtgacttagaattattccatgctacatcttaccacaaagttactctatagaagaaactggtagcatatATAGcaatttattggtgattgtaagaagctacatgtccaaacaaacattttggtatattacatgatatgttttgtgcaaatctttaggtatttattcgtgtttgaaattcaacattattctgctatatagatgacccttaatgTACAGTGCACGTTGTaatagcctcgttctcggttCAATGACAAATATtgcgataaatataaatgtttagagttatttttatacactgatgtctcaaggactcccccggtcaacCGTACAGgtcagtggtcattttaatgttaggagagcgtgaatgaacatcttggattgccattaatacatgtgtgcaactagaattttaggtcgTTTGGGAGTATTGTGGCTTTAAGAATTGATCGGTTACCTTCACATGTACGTTATTCGTATAAATGATTTCAACCGGACGGTAATACATTGCGTTCTTTTATATCTTGTTGGTAGGAGACTGGagcataataaaaaaaaacacttggGCCGAGACTGTTCTCGTCTACTTTTCCTGGGTAACATTTCAATATGCTACTCACCACCAAAAGAATACCCAGGGTACAGTCATTATAGCTGTAGCGAAATGGATGTAGCGCCAATCACGGAGCCACATGGATAGGAATCCAAGTATACATGCCCACGTTGCCCAGGATGGGAAGGCGACGACTATAGGCCGATGTCTGGAAGGCGTAAACTCCatcataaatgtataaaatacgGTCAGGTAACATCCGGTCCCGAACCCGAGCAAAAATCGCATGGCTGCAAACATTTTCCAGGAAGAAGAAAATCCGGCTATTGCGTTACAAAAGGCAAGCAGCAGTAAAGATAAAAAGTAGGTTGGCTTCCGGCCGATTCCGTCCGCTATGTGGCCGGCCGCGAGCCCACTTATCAGGAGGCCAGTCATCTGGATTGTCGTAATGGTGGAGGGCACCCAATCTTTGTCACAGACCAAGGCCCACTGTCAACATGTTAATGTCGAGACATGTGAAATAAGACAGTACAAGACAGAGCAACATTGCAAATGAACTTAAAGAAAAAAGTAAGCAATGGGAACATATgcttaaaaacaaattaaaaaaaaagaataaaataaaatctttgaTACTTAAATCAACGCTATACCGCATACCGTTATAAACATCATTATTTTGAGCGTAGCTATTCTTAATGCTAATCAATAGGTAAGACGTAAGAATTGTGTCTACATCCAACATTGCATCATTCGTAAGCGGCGACTTAATTTTCATTCGAACTAAATGTTTCTTCGTAATGTCTACCTAGACACAACCTCTCCTATTAtcctttagttgagtgttcgctCGGTAAGGAAGGTTGTGGGGTCTGTCTCATGGCCGAGACAAACTAGAGTCAAACTGGTACTTGCTGCACTTTGCTGTAGGTTCAGCTTTTAAGTTAGCAGTAAGGATGGCTGAGCGATTGTGTGTATAATGTGAGCGGTCAATGTGTCACTCGTCCACGACATTTCAGTGGGATGACACTATAAAATTGTTCGATAATCGGCCTTTCAGTAACGACTTGAGTTCAGATTATATTCTTGTGAAGACTTTTATTGGATATAACACGAATTTAGACGATGGTTCTGATGTGTTtgaatttcatttgaatatcaaaatcGTTATAAAGGTATTAAGTAAACTTGTGTTATACTGCCATAACTTAACAGACGAAATATCCAGAGGAGTTTGTATATGTGTCGAGGTGTAATCTATATCATTATTGAGATCAGAAAATAGTTCTGAAATAGGTTGGCGGTTGGTGAAACGGCAGATGAAAGAGTGGCATTATATCAAGGACTGGCCGTTCTAAAAGTCATATAGTATCACCATGAAGAAAATGCCATTACTACAATTGTATGTCGGAAGTTCTCTACTGTGGTCAGACTCACCTCACTAACGATTGTATTCATGCTGTCATCAAACCGGAAGTTGGTACACGCATCGGATGTAGAATTATTAAATGAAGTATAACATTGTTGATGTGAGACATTTCCATTATTGTAGTCAGATTCCACGTGCTGTTGTGAGAACTCGTATGGTTGTATGACGTACTACTGTTGGCGTCATTTTCACATCGCCATGGTGGAATGGCGCCAGCAAACGTCATAACGAGCATGCTCCATACGGGTCCAACTTTGCTAAAGCTTACGGACGCAAACATCAAAGCCTGGAATCTTGAGAACCCTCCAGTCACGTCTATTAGGCCCTCTAAATACTCGCTGGTCGCCGACATTTTTAAAGACGATGAAGGCATTCTTCAACTGGAAAagtaaaaaatacaatattcttatctatcaaaatataagctatattttgataaaatgtattggaattgtattttgttatgGTTTTGTTGTCTAAATATGATTTGTCTTAATACTGGTGATACTGTTATCGTATATATTTTAAGTGGTTTTCTCATTTTAGCGATTTTGGCAGGAAAGACAAAAGACATCAAAACAGATTATAATTCATGCAACTGCAGTTTTGGGTATTGTTTTCTGCCGCATATTTGTTAGTGTTTTATAGCATTGATTTGTAATCAAAAATCGCTTATACGCTAAAACATGTCCAAAATAAACACCTTTTGATCattcaatgaaatattgatCTCAAATATACCccacatatataattataattatgtacaacatTAAGTGGTAGTACCCCCCCACCCCGGAGAAGAAGCGCATAggtatgcatataaaatgtcaaGTTTACATGCTTGTCTCTCATTATTATTGACATTATTCCCAAGTTCTTGTTTTGTGAGCAAGTATACCTGGACTTGACATAGAGGTCGTTGAAACGGAAGACTCTTAACTTTCCAAAACACTTGGCCATAATTTATCTTTGTTTACTTTCCAAAGGGTCTCTGTTGATGATGCTCCTTCTATTTTGGGTAAGGATTAATGTTTTATCTTTACGTCGCTAAATAAGTTCTAAAGCATTTCACTGAGGCCGCACTATAAATCTGTTCCTTGTTATCACAGGGAGACAAAAACGAACTAACTGCAGCGTCCTAAATCACTCACATTCATTGTTGAAACTCCTTTATTGATTCGTTTGagtatgtataatatatcatacagcCAATATATAGTTAATCTGTCGCTTAAAACATAAATGAAGTTAGAAATAATGTCAACTACATAAATTGTTATGAACAATTTGACATAATTTCAACAACATTCGTCAAAAAACCAAATCAGCCAATGATATTGTTTTAGTTTGCACgattaaagaaaaataaattatggTGTGAAGCAGAATACGTCAGCCCCTGGCCCgctaaattttgtttttcaatgatCTCCATTTTAGTTTAATATTTTACCTTATTTTATCGATTTtcagtaatacatgtaattatgattTCTCTATAATGTCCATATTCTCCGTTTATTAATAAACTCAAAACGTCTTCCCAGCTCTATAATACATAAACATAAGATGCTGGTTATTCTGGATACATTTACgacttacatgtatactatctaAATGCCCGAGGTCACACACGAGATACATTAACGCTGTATCGCCCACATTTTAGTCAATGAATGGTGTAGTAAAAATCCAAAGACCTTAACACTGGGATaccatatatatgaatacaatgGTGTTCTGTTTATCCCAGGAAGTATAATCAAACTTTTTCACTTCATCGAGTTCTTTCACCCAAAGACACACCACCAAACAATAGAGGTCGATAGGCAACGAAATGACTACAATAAGGACATTGAGCGACATTTGACAAGTGTCACAgtaattcatttcaataaacatACTACTCCCGCcattatactgtattacattTCATCATACAATAACCGTGTTTTACCTTGGAATGTCGCGCTGGAAGGAAACAAAAGCGATATTTTTAATTTGGCCACAACAGCCTTCATACTGTGAGTATCTTACTGGTTACAATATGGTAAACAATATCCAAAAATAACCTGGACCGTAATGTTCTACTAAATACACGCAGTAGGCTGAACCGGGGCCTGCAAAGGCTATTAGTATTCCAAGGTTATGGTgtattcaaatgaaaaaaaaaccaaaaaaaaaccaaaaaaaaagtgaaaaaaagcTTTCAGCAGATATAGAATAGTGTTGTAATCTGTGATGTTCTCCATTTGCTTATTTTGAAATAACCCAGTTCcttcaaaatcattttaaaagcTGTGACTCGGTATTCTACGGCTCGATTGCACCGATACGTGTTTTGGCTATGACAAAAAAGTATTGTAATCAAGGGGCCATTGGTTTACTGGCCAAGTGAGTATATTAAATATGCTATTTAAAAATATCGTCGCCCACGAGAGATCGATTACTTCTTGAATTCGACGCTTCGCTAGTTCCATAGAATGTGAGAAATAATTATCTATTGAATTCAGTGGTCGCCATTACTCTGAACTAAAAATACCAATCTAACGCTAACGTTTCACTAAAATTAGTATCAAATTTTGTGAATAAACTAAATTCAAattataccaaacatacatatAGATGCATTTTTACCTGAAATGACATACAATTAGCTTAACTAGACGCTACATACCCGAGTAAGTACAGCCCTTCCAGCGTTTGAGAAGAAATGGTCTAGACACAATTTGACCTACagttatagtatacagtatatatataaatggctgctatatttaaatatacacaCAACATACCTTTTAGTTAATCGCTATCCTTTAAACACTTGCGCTGCAATACATGCTGTACTGTTGACGACTGAAATTTGAACGGGTCTTTGAAACTAACACCTATTTCAAATACACACGTACATTAGCTTTGAACGGATGTACACATTTGCCATATGTCATATGTATCGTTGACATCTACTGAGGCATGAGGCAGGTGACAATGTGCAAGATGTATAAAATACACATGCCGacttttaatttaattttttttatctttagaCTAATTTGCCATCTGCTTGTTCAGAGAAACtgatattattaatattataattgACTCTCACTAAGAGATGAAAGGCTATGACGCGACCAGAGTGGTTGGTAATGAGTATCACATCACATAACGCTTTTATTTTCCTAATGTCTAATCCGTCCAGTTGAATATCTCGCCTTTTAAACAATTATTGTAAGTTTTTATGCCTGTATTAAGGGTCAACACGATTAACATTCAACCCAAGACGACAAAAAAACCTCAGGCGTCGTCCTCAATACTCTTTATGTTACGAACATTCGAACCGAGGCGACGATTGCAAAACAACCCCCGGCCTCGTCCTCAATACTCTATGTGTTATGAACATTCAAACCGAAACAATAATTGCAAAACAACCTTCGGTGTCGTCCTAAATACTCTATGTGTTACGTTCATCCACTCTCTCTATACACCCATTGACTATGTAATGACAAACATCGAAGGAAGATGAAATGAGCGTTGAACCGCTTTAAGAGggctatgttgctgtgatatagagatatataaaCAGTTAACTTATTGGAATTATAAAGCAGAAAGACTACAATAGTACATTACTTTGATGTACATCCCCTGTTATCGTGACTAAATCAGCTAATGGACTGATCAGGTTCTGACGCTTTATCAAACCATCCAATTAACAATGACACGCTCCAGTGGAGCAGAAAGCGAAAGTGGTCGTAAACCCTGAAGCATCAAGGATGTCTTGGCGGTGGTTAGTGTTCCAAACATCTTACTCTCACCACTGCTCCGGGTTTTATGTCATGTGAAGATGATATATCCAGAGACAGAGAACATCTATGTATTCATCAAGGTTAATGTAGTGAATAACTGAATATTACTGATGTTTATCTCATTATATTGTCGTGATTTTTGTAGCATATGATATGTGGACCGCAGCGTACGTGGATCACCATAACGCCGATTAGTTTATATGCATTGAGCCTGAATATACACAAGTAACGATTATTTTTACGATCCACCGTTTTATCAGGACAATTTATTAGCACAtcttttgttttctatatttatCTCTCCTGAACAACCAGTTGAGGCAGTGTCTTGTAAGAGTTGGTGGGTACCTAACAACGTGTCGCGCCATCTAGACCAATTAGGGTAAAAAGTGCGCGATGTTCTAACCATCGGATTAACTGATGTAACGGTGTTGATGCTCATATgccaatcgggaaccgtcggcactttccgtaaatcgtttacggaaagtgccgacggttcccgattgtcTCATATGCATGAACTATCGTTGCCGCTCCAACAGcattaacaaaataaagtatttagaTTCCCCTTCCTTTTCTCACCACTTTTCACATACAGCAAAATTAATTAGCTACGATATCGAAGTCGAGCAAGCTTACTTTAAATTGTTAAATTAATCTAAAATTAGTTTTTGTCAGTACTTGTAATGTATTAAATGATGtggtaaattatttatttatatataaactgagtttattgaaatttgaatttttagcATTTATTTGATAATTCCAATTTGATTCCCATTTGATGTGTCACGTTTGAATATTCTTATTTGATTCTTCCCATTTCATGATTCTCATTTGATGATTCCAATTTGACGCTGCCCATTTGATGTTTCCCATTTGATGTTTCCTATTTGATTATTCCCATTTGGTGGTTTCCAATTTGATGTTTCCCATTTGATGTTTCCCATTTGATGATTCCTATTTTGATTATTCCCATTTCATGATTCCTATCTGACTATTCCTATTTGATGATTCCCATTTGATGTTTCCCATTTGATGTTTCCAATTTGATGATTcccattttgattttctttactTCCCTTCTGGATCTCCACACTTTCGGCATCTAGCAAGATTGatgtgtcctagaaggacgaaacagctgcacGATACaggtttttttatgtttgattcGGCATACATAACTCTACTGTAACGTCCTATTGATTTGTGCGTttcttgtacaatgtacactatatatatatacgcacACAACAAAATTAGGTATGCATGAATTGATTTCATAGATCGAAAAAGTATTTATATGGACGATGTACGAGTGCTTATAGTGTAACGGGAAGTACGACCTTCAGACATCGCCCTAAGAATTCGGTCTGTTtacatatcaattatataagGCACAAGTACATGTGCGCCTACTGTTGTCAGTAATGGCTACAATAGGTTACACACAATGTTTAATGGATTTATTTAGCTATGGGTAAATCTGAGTTGTACTTATACCACAAGcatgtaggtacatgtgtagGTGTAAATATGTATTCCGTGCGCAACAGGACCAGCCTAGGATTCGAGTATGTGATTCCTGTATACCGACAGATTCAGTTTTCTAGCCATTTCCAATTACTTAACCAAATCGTTCTATTTTCCTGAAACCTTTGTCACCAACCTATTTCTAaatttgagaatgtgacttaacccggatttgacctacattttctGTAGATtggtatggcgggtgtcgccgtgacctagattggtatggcgtgtgtcgtcgtgacctagattggtatggcgggtgtcgccgtgacctagattggtatggcgGGTGCCGTCAaggaaacagaagacgctttcCCTTCATGAACGCTTGGTCTTTTTCTCCTTGTATATTTTCAAGGGTGTCCTTGCAAAGCTTTAGCGATTCTCTGTTATGTTGTTTTCTATTCCTTGGcgaaaaaaaagtaagaaagatgaagtacattgtatgtacatctACAGCTACGTATCCGGTGTTTCTTTTCACAGCTTCCTCGTTTCAAAACAGAAGTTTGCCAAGGGTACTACTGCAATAGTTGATTTAAAAATCAACATGACTGAACATTGATTCGAACATAAAACCGCCAAACTCTTACTGAACACTCTTCCCATGGCCCTTTGTCGCAGTCCAAACAACTGCACCTGCTGGAACAGATTTGATTGTTAGTGGAATAAATACCAACCAGTTTCATAATGAAATGTACCTGAACTATTATCTTTAAAATTGGCCAACAGGTTGTCTTACATATCATATAGGTATAAGTGCCCATATCaactatgtaatatattgtgaagatttgttttccATTGTTTTGTCGTCAGcaaaatattgtaatgtataGAAGAGTTACAAGTTAAAACTGTCACCTTAAATACGAATTGAGTAATACATGCAgtttttctgtttaaaacaatgaatacagcgtttactgtgtatatatatatattttttagttttCCAATCAAATATACATGCACATCAATTTATTAACATCCTGCTTGAATCTTTTAATATTGTTACCTTTCGTCATTCATCCCCACCAACAGATCAACTCTTTATCTAAACACGGATTAATAATTAATACCAGTGCCTGattaaagtttgaaaagaaCAACATAGAAATAAGTTAACATAAGAAATCAGATTTTTGATAACAACTAGCCTGCAGTCgtacaatgtaattacatacatgtgtatcacATCGTCACAAGCAGATCGATACTAGGCCCCGTTTTCATCAGAGTTCCTTAACTTAAAACTTCACATGGGAAAGTATTATTGGATTTAAGGATACCATCTTAGCTAGGAACTTTCCTTGaattctgtaatgttttcctaTGGGAAATCATAAAGAAGCGATATTGATGAAACCGGAAccggaaatacatgtataacaaatagATTCAATGTTTCTTCAGGACTCTCACAACTAAATACTTTacaatatgttattactagAGACCTCATCCTtttattcgctcgtttgaagttcaaatgatgtgaaacttatatcaaattaaagtttgaagttttttctatcggataaatgttgttattgtataggtttaatggcatattcgagcacacgggtactcggaagacagtaaccctgacattatCAGTACATTGGGGGTAGCCCCACCttgggaattcccgcctttttacacctcgaatcctacgtcattctgttttcagtaggagtgtatatttttgattttccaaccatcaagaccctacactttattctcgtatatagaaag encodes:
- the LOC117343534 gene encoding solute carrier family 22 member 21-like, translated to MNTIVSEWALVCDKDWVPSTITTIQMTGLLISGLAAGHIADGIGRKPTYFLSLLLLAFCNAIAGFSSSWKMFAAMRFLLGFGTGCYLTVFYTFMMEFTPSRHRPIVVAFPSWATWACILGFLSMWLRDWRYIHFATAIMTVPWVFFWWITPESFRYLVSHNRINEAKDIIRRMARINGRPVPNVKELRMLADIDQTPGKKYSIRDILASKRLRNYTLLLGVGWLSCGYAYYAISFGVQSLSGNLFYNMFLITVVEVPAQMSTYFLSNKLGRKPTALGFLMISSISSVVVAVTQITDLEIKHELMNGFALAAKLGVAAAWSALMLLTTENYPTVVRNIGFGLQCSISRVGGMVAPQAVYLNHHFPGALYFICGGMLFLTALCTSFIPETKGKAMQDVIDENSTRDRRTQLHSLLSSDSPSDDSSGNVAEHVPSNISKP